One part of the Parambassis ranga chromosome 8, fParRan2.1, whole genome shotgun sequence genome encodes these proteins:
- the kcna7 gene encoding potassium voltage-gated channel subfamily A member 7, whose protein sequence is MDNQDKGEGTDGGRGDTKDKQKAGDVSDEDKQTKDKHNKLEKESRAKEPRLETRSQNRRLCHWRSGWALTERLAINVSGMRYETQLRTLAQFPDSLLGDPQRRLRYFDPLRNELFLDRNRVCFDAILYFYQSGGRLRRPANIPLDMFLEELRFYELGEEIIDRFKADEGFPKEEERPLPSKKWQQRIWMLFEYPESSSGARIIAIISVMVIVISILIFCLETLPEFRNEKERREQYTSIPHPTIANESILIPPGFTPFQDPFFIVETICICWFSFELVMRFISAPSKTLFFKDVMNIIDFFAILPFFVTLGTELAKDKGTQPSVSLALIRVIRLVRVFRIFKLSRHSKGLQILGQTLKASLRELALLIFFLFIGVIIFSSAVYFAEVDSDGTYFTSIPEAFWWAVVTMTTVGYGDMCPVTVGGKLVGSMCAIAGVLTISLPVPVIVSNFSYFYHREMECEDTREYQHVATSLWEKEGEDDEEEEDEDGMDEGHDYTGDYAPLYEQNRGTCPPLNGTLLTGLCSGQAVGNQRGINFYLKGPLVTQV, encoded by the exons ATGGACAATCAAGACAAGGGTGAAGGTAccgatggaggaagaggagatacaaaagacaaacaaaaagctgGGGACGTCAGTGATGAAGACAAGCAGACCAAAGACAAGCACAACAAGCTGGAGAAGGAGAGCAGAGCGAAGGAGCCAAGGCTCGAGACTAGAAGTCAGAACCGCCGCCTGTGTCACTGGAGGAGTGGCTGGGCTCTGACTGAACGTCTGGCTATCAACGTGTCGGGGATGCGTTATGAAACCCAGCTCCGCACCCTCGCTCAGTTCCCCGACTCCCTGCTGGGTGACCCCCAGCGTCGCCTGCGTTACTTTGACCCGCTGCGTAATGAACTCTTCTTGGACAGGAACAGAGTCTGCTTTGATGCCATCCTCTATTTCTATCAGTCAGGTGGGAGGCTGAGGAGGCCTGCCAACATCCCCCTGGACATGTTCCTGGAGGAGCTGCGTTTCTATGAGCTTGGAGAAGAGATCATTGATCGCTTCAAAGCAGATGAGGGCTTCcccaaagaggaggagaggcctTTACCCAGCAAAAAGTGGCAGCAGCGTATCTGGATGCTGTTTGAGTATCCAGAGTCCTCCAGCGGAGCCCGGATAATCGCCATCATCAGCGTCATGGTGATTGTGATTTCCATCCTCATCTTCTGCCTGGAAACTCTGCCTGAGTTCAGAAATGAGAAGGAACGGAGGGAG caaTATACATCCATACCGCACCCCACCATAGCCAACGAAAGCATCTTGATCCCACCTGGATTCACTCCCTTCCAGGACCCATTCTTCATAGTTGAGACAATCTGCATCTGCTGGTTCTCCTTTGAACTCGTCATGCGTTTCATCAGCGCTCCGAGCAAGACGCTTTTCTTTAAAGATGTCATGAACATTATCGACTTCTTTGCCATCTTGCCATTTTTTGTCACTCTTGGCACGGAGCTGGCCAAAGACAAAGGCACGCAGCCATCTGTGTCCCTGGCCCTCATCAGGGTCATTAGGCTGGTCAGAGTCTTCAGAATCTTTAAGCTCTCTCGTCACTCCAAAGGCCTCCAAATCCTGGGCCAGACGCTGAAGGCCAGCCTGCGAGAGCTTGCCCTGCTcatctttttcctcttcatcGGTGTCATAATCTTTTCCAGCGCTGTCTACTTTGCTGAGGTGGACAGTGATGGCACCTACTTTACCAGCATACCTGAGGCATTCTGGTGGGCTGTGGTGACCATGACAACGGTGGGCTACGGGGACATGTGCCCGGTGACAGTTGGAGGAAAGCTGGTGGGCTCCATGTGCGCCATCGCAGGGGTGCTCACCATCTCTCTGCCAGTGCCTGTCATCGTGTCCAACTTCAGCTACTTCTACCACAGAGAGATGGAGTGTGAGGATACAAGGGAGTACCAGCATGTAGCCACATCGCTCTgggagaaggaaggagaggatgatgaagaagaggaagacgaggaTGGGATGGATGAAGGGCATGACTACACGGGGGATTACGCACCCTTGTACGAACAGAACAGGGGTACCTGCCCACCGCTTAATGGGACTCTTCTGACTGGGCTTTGTTCAGGACAGGCTGTTGGGAATCAGAGAGGGATAAACTTCTACCTCAAGGGACCTCTGGTCACTCAGGTCTGA
- the hsd17b14 gene encoding L-fucose dehydrogenase, translated as MSLRYHNKVVIVTGGSKGIGRGIVRVFVQNGAKVTFCARGGAAGEALEAELNTGGTGSCKFVKCDISKEEDIKRLITVTVERYGHIDCLVNNAGWHPPHKSTDDTTAEEFRDLLNLNLVSYFLASKFALPYLRQRQGNIINVSSLVGTIGQKDAAPYVATKGAIISMTKAMAVDESRYNVRVNCISPGNVMTPLWEELAAQTPDAAAAIKMGENAQLMGRMGTETECGLAALYLAAEATFCTGINLLLSGGAELNYGFKSQIQS; from the exons ATGTCTCTACGCTACCACAACAAAGTTGTCATTGTCACGGGAGGATCCAAGGGGATTGGCAGAGGGATTGTCAGAGTGTTTG tgcaaaATGGAGCCAAAGTGACGTTTTGTGCAAGAGGAG GTGCAGCAGGTGAAGCTCTGGAGGCAGAGCTGAACACAGGAGGGACAGGTTCATGCAAATTTGTAAAGTGTGACATCTCAAAGGAAGAAGACATCAAG AGATTGATCACAGTCACAGTGGAGCGTTATGGACACATTGACTGTCTGGTCAACAATGCTGGGTGGC ACCCTCCTCATAAATCCACAGATGATACCACAGCAGAGGAGTTCAGAGATCTGCTGAACCTGAACCTTGTCAGCTACTTCTTGGCTTCTAAA ttTGCGTTGCCATATTTACGACAGCGTCAGGGAAACATCATCAATGTCTCCAGTCTTGTGGGTACCATCGGCCAGAAAGATGCTGCACCTTATGTCGCCACCAAG GGGGCGATCATTTCTATGACCAAGGCGATGGCTGTGGATGAGAGTCGCTACAATGTGAGAGTAAACTG CATCTCTCCAGGAAATGTGATGACGCCTCTGTGGGAAGAACTAGCAGCACAGACACCAGATGCTGCCGCAGCCATTAAAATGGGAGAAAATGCACAG CTGATGGGTCGTATGGGGACTGAGACGGAGTGTGGACTGGCTGCCCTGTATCTGGCTGCTGAGGCCACTTTCTGCACCGGGATCAACTTGCTGCTTAGCGGAGGAGCTGAACTCAACTACGGCTTCAAGAGTCAGATCCAGTCCTGA